In Haliaeetus albicilla chromosome 3, bHalAlb1.1, whole genome shotgun sequence, the following are encoded in one genomic region:
- the TSHZ1 gene encoding teashirt homolog 1, with protein sequence MPRRKQQAPRRSAAYVPEEELKAAEIDEDSVEDDGLSLDIQENEYLCNEEAEIKEAQSYQNSPVSTATNQDAGYGSPFSENSDQLAHFKSTSSKEEKEDPQCTDNVSYPQDSLAQIKAVYANLLSETCWSSLALDLKKSNPTTSNNGISQNENTTSTDTNANSQSTSTTSTNTSTSTTTSNTSNSNSNSGGSGYDWHQAALAKTLQQTSSYGLLPEPSLFSTVQLYRQNNKLYGSVFTGASKFRCKDCSAAYDTLVELTVHMNETGHYRDDNRDKEADKTKRWSKPRKRSLMEMEGKEDAQKVLKCMYCGHSFESLQDLSVHMIKTKHYQKVPLKEPVPAITKLVPSTKKRALQDLASPCSPEPTGITAEASLGESAKDQKTANPYVTPNNRYGYQNGASYTWQFEARKAQILKCMECGSSHDTLQQLTAHMMVTGHFLKVTNSASKKGKQLVLDPVVEEKIQSIPLPPTTHTRLPASNIKKQPDSPAGSTNSEEKKDLEKEKVVVSETEKKIKEENEDTTEKFEPTTLYQYLREEDLDDSPKGGIDILKSLENTVTTAISKAQNGAPSWGGYPSIHAAYQLPGTVKPLQPAVQSVQMQPSYASSVKSLSSEHNALIHSPGNLTPPPHKSNVSAMEELVEKVTGKINVKKEEKPLEKEKSSPVKPMSPAAKENKDFPKAEEINNKQQPKKSSETEVQKVKKDSPAEAHTPNGTEPLKTKVANGCNNLGIITDHSPEPSFINPLSALQSIMNTHLGKISKPVSPSLDPLAMLYKISNSMLDKPIYPTTPVKQADAIDRYYYENSDQPIDLTKSKNKPLVSSVADSASSPLRESALLDISDMVKNLTGRLTPKSSTPSTVSEKSDADGSSFEEALDELSPVHKRKGRQSNWNPQHLLILQAQFASSLRETPEGKYIMSDLGPQERVHISKFTGLSMTTISHWLANVKYQLRRTGGTKFLKNLDTGHPVFFCNDCASQFRTASTYISHLETHLGFSLKDLSKLPLNQIQEQQNVSKVLANKTLGSLGIAEEDLGSTFQCKLCNRTFASKHAVKLHLSKTHGKSPEDHLIYVTELEKQ encoded by the coding sequence CATATGTTCCTGAGGAGGAattgaaagcagcagaaatagaTGAAGACAGCGTGGAAGATGATGGGCTGTCTCTGGACATCCAGGAGAATGAGTATTTGTGCAATGAAGAAGCGGAGATCAAAGAGGCTCAAAGCTACCAGAACTCCCCAGTCAGCACTGCAACTAATCAGGATGCAGGCTATGGTTCGCCGTTTAGTGAAAACAGCGATCAGCTGGCCCATTTCAAAAGCACTTCCtctaaagaagagaaagaggatCCTCAGTGCACAGACAATGTTTCCTATCCACAGGACAGCTTGGCACAAATAAAAGCTGTGTATGCAAATTTGCTTTCAGAGACTTGCTGGTCCAGTTTAGCTTTGGACTTAAAGAAATCCAATCCAACCACCAGCAACAATGGAATCAGCCAGAATGAGAACACCACCAGTACTGACACCAATGCCAATTCCCAGAGTACTAGTACTACCAGTACCAACACTAGTACCAGTACAACCACCAGTAATACTAGTAACAGTAATAGTAACAGTGGTGGCTCGGGTTACGACTGGCACCAAGCTGCATTAGCTAAAACTTTGCAGCAGACCTCATCGTACGGACTTCTCCCAGAGCCTAGTCTTTTCAGCACAGTACAGCTTTACCGGCAAAACAATAAACTTTATGGGTCTGTGTTCACCGGTGCTAGCAAGTTCCGATGCAAAGACTGCAGTGCAGCCTATGACACACTGGTGGAGCTAACAGTGCACATGAATGAAACTGGACATTACCGTGATGACAACAGAGATAAAGAAGCTGATAAGACCAAACGGTGGTCAAAGCCTAGAAAACGATCACTTATGGAAATGGAAGGCAAAGAGGATGCCCAAAAAGTGCTGAAGTGCATGTACTGTGGGCATTCGTTTGAGTCTTTGCAAGACCTCAGCGTCCATATGATAAAAACAAAGCATTACCAGAAAGTGCCTCTGAAGGAGCCAGTACCAGCCATCACTAAATTGGTCCCTTCTACCAAAAAGCGAGCACTTCAGGACTTAGCTTCACCTTGTTCACCTGAGCCGACAGGGATCACTGCAGAAGCTTCACTGGGTGAGTCTGCAAAGGATCAGAAAACTGCCAACCCCTATGTGACTCCAAATAACCGCTATGGCTATCAAAATGGTGCTAGCTACACTTGGCAGTTTGAGGCACGCAAGGCCCAAATACTGAAATGCATGGAATGTGGCAGTTCCCATGACACTTTGCAGCAGCTCACTGCTCATATGATGGTCACTGGTCATTTCTTGAAGGTGACCAATTCGGCTTCCAAAAAAGGCAAACAGCTAGTATTGGACCCTGTAGTGGAGGAGAAGATACAGTCTATACCTCTTCCACCCACCACCCACACAAGGCTACCAGCCTCCAACATTAAAAAGCAGCCTGATTCCCCAGCGGGCTCCACAAActcagaggagaagaaagacctggagaaggaaaaggtggTGGTcagtgaaacagagaaaaagattaaagaagAGAATGAGGACACTACAGAGAAATTTGAGCCAACAACTTTGTATCAGTACCTCAGAGAGGAGGACCTAGATGATAGTCCTAAAGGCGGAATAGACATATTGAAATCCCTGGAGAACACGGTGACAACAGCTATCAGCAAAGCTCAGAATGGAGCCCCTTCCTGGGGAGGATATCCCAGTATTCATGCAGCTTACCAGCTCCCGGGAACAGTCAAACCCCTTCAGCCTGCGGTGCAGAGTGTTCAAATGCAGCCGTCCTACGCGAGCAGTGTAAAATCACTGTCGTCAGAACACAATGCGCTCATCCATTCCCCAGGCAATCTCACACCCCCACCTCACAAGAGCAATGTATCTGCTATGGAAGAACTAGTGGAGAAAGTTACAGGTAAAATCAAtgtgaagaaggaagaaaagcctttggagaaagagaagagttCGCCAGTCAAACCCATGTCACCTGCtgctaaagaaaacaaggacttcccaaaagcagaagaaataaataacaaacaGCAGCCGAAGAAGAGCTCTGAGACAGAAGTTCAGAAGGTCAAAAAGGATAGTCCAGCAGAAGCACATACGCCAAATGGTACAGAGCCGCTTAAAACAAAGGTTGCAAATGGCTGTAACAATTTAGGAATCATCACAGATCATTCACCTGAGCCATCCTTCATTAATCCGTTGAGCGCTTTACAGTCCATTATGAATACTCACTTAGGCAAAATTTCTAAGCCGGTAAGCCCCTCTCTGGACCCTTTGGCCATGCTGTACAAAATTAGCAACAGCATGTTGGACAAACCCATTTACCCAACCACTCCGGTCAAGCAGGCTGATGCTATTGACCGGTATTACTATGAGAACAGTGATCAACCTATTGATCTAACGAAGTCCAAAAATAAACCTCTTGTTTCCAGTGTGGCTGACTCTGCCTCGTCCCCGCTGAGGGAGAGCGCCCTGCTGGATATTTCTGATATGGTGAAGAACCTCACAGGGCGTTTGACACCCAAGTCTTCAACTCCATCTACGGTGTCAGAGAAGTCTGATGCTGACGGGAGCAGTTTTGAGGAAGCTTTGGATGAACTGTCACCAGTACACAAGAGGAAGGGCAGACAGTCCAACTGGAACCCTCAGCATCTTCTGATCCTTCAAGCCCAGTTTGCTTCCAGCTTGAGGGAGACCCCAGAAGGCAAATACATTATGTCGGACCTAGGTCCACAAGAGCGGGTACACATCTCTAAGTTTACTGGTCTTTCCATGACCACAATTAGCCACTGGCTGGCCAATGTGAAGTATCAGTTAAGGAGGACAGGTGGAActaaatttttaaagaacttggACACAGGAcatcctgttttcttttgcaatgaTTGTGCCTCTCAGTTCAGGACTGCTTCTACATACATAAGTCACTTAGAGACACACCTAGGGTTTAGTTTGAAGGATCTGTCAAAGTTGCCACTTAATCAGATTCAAGAACAGCAGAATGTTTCAAAAGTCCTCGCAAACAAGACTTTGGGCTCACTTGGAATTGCCGAGGAGGACTTAGGCTCCACATTCCAGTGTAAGCTCTGTAACCGAACTTTTGCAAGCAAGCATGCAGTCAAACTGCACCTTAGTAAAACACATGGCAAGTCCCCAGAGGACCATCTGATCTATGTAACTGAGTTAGAAAAACAATAG